The genomic region CGAACGCCAGCGCGGCCCACCGGGCGCGACGCCCGTAGCCCGGCGCGACGGCCAGGCGGCGATAGAGCCAGGCCAGCCAGCCGAGCAGCACCCCGAGCGCGAGCCACGCCAGTACGACGCGCGCCGGCGTCACCAGCCGAGCCCGGCCGGGTCGTGCGCGACCCGGTCGCTCCCGGGCGGGTTCGCTGCCATGGGCCGATCGTAGGGGGGACTCCCCCGGCGACCGCCTACGCGGCGGGGCCGGCCGCGGCCTCGGCGAGCGCCTGCTTGCGCACCACCCAGACCCGTTGGCCGACGGTGACCGTGCTGGCGAGCGCCAGCGCCCACAGCGCGATGTAGAGCAGCACCGGGAGGTCGAAGATCGCGCTGAGCCCGGTCATCACGAGGATCGCGACGAGCCGGTCGGCCCGCTCAGCGATGCCGACCTTGACCGAGAAGCCGAGCGTCTCGCCACGGGATCGGGCGTAGGAGGTCACCGCGCCCATCAGCAGGCAGACCAGCGTGAGCACCAGGTAGAGCCGCGAGGGCTCGTCCCAGGCGAAGTAGAGCGCGAGGCCGATGAAGATGGCGCCGTCGGCGATCCGGTCCAGCGTGGAGTCCCAGAACGCCCCGAACTTGCTGACCCGGCCGGTGGTGCGGGCCATGTAGCCGTCGATGAGATCGCTGAAGACGAAGGCGGTGATGACCAGGGTGCCGGTCAGCAGCTTGCCCTGGGGGTAGAAGACCAGCGCACCCGCGCACACCCCGAGGGTCCCGACCAGCGTGACGGCGTCCGGGCTCACCCCGAGCCGGATCAGCAGGTTGGCGACGGGTCGGAGGACGGCGGTCCAGAAGGCGCGGAAGCGTTCGAGCATGGCGGGAGCAGGCTACCGGTCCCGAGGCTCGCCGCGGAGGGCGGCGCACACCTCGGCCACCGCGGTCGGGGCGCCGGCGACGTACCAGTCGACGCCGCCGGCCTCCACGTGCCGGGTCACGCCGCCCACTCCGCGGATGATCGCCGCGCCGGGCAGCTCGTCCCACGGCGCGACCGAGTGCCCGAAGAGCACGCCGACCCGGCCCGTCGCCACCGCCAGGGAGTCCATGCTCATCGAGCCCAGCACCCGCACCGTCGCCAGGCCGCCCACGGCGCGGCGCCAGGCGGCGCCGACCTCGGTGTCGTGGAGCGGCGGGTGCAGGTACGTCGCGGCGCAGGTCGAGGCCAGGGCGCGGTCGACCAGCGGCTCCAGCGGTACGCCGTCGCGCGTCGGGGTCAGCCCGGGCCCGCCGACGTACGTCGCGTCGGCGACCGGGTCGTGGACGGCGCCGAGCACCAGGTCCTCGCCGTCGCGCAGCGCGACCGCCGAGCACCACCAGGGCAGGCCGGAGACGAAGTTGTAGGTGCCGTCGACCGGGTCCACCAGCCAGGTCCGACCGCTGCTCCCGGCCACCGTGCCGTGCTCCTCGCCGAGGATCGCGTCGTCGGGACGCTCCGCACGCAGCCGGTCGCGGACCAGGTCCTCGGCGGCGTGGTCGGCGGCGGTGACGACGTCCGAGACCGACGTCTTGTGGCGGGTCTCCAGGCCCTCGGCGCGCATCCGGTGCGCGAGCCGGGCCGCTTCGGCCGCCAGCCGCGCGGCCAGCCGCGCGTCCTCGTCGTGCTCGTCGTGCTCGTCGGGGCGGGGGGCGGCGTCGCTCGGCGTCACGCCCCGAGGCTAGGCGATACCCCGCGGGCCCGAGACGGGCGGGGACCGGCCGCGACTAGGCGTACTGTCGACGGACGGAGCCATTCAGGCTTCCTCTCAGAGGATCCACATGAGCGACAAGTCGCCGCGTCAGGGAATGTCCAAGAAGTCCACGAAGTCGCTGAAGGAGAAGCGCGGCGACAAGCGGGACAAGGCAGCCGGCGCGATCGCCGCCGCGGCGGAGAAGCCGACCGGCAAGAAGCACTGAGCCGTCCCGGCTGGGGCTCGGGCCGGAGCCGGGCCGGGTCCGCGCCCCGCGCGTCAGCGCGGCCAGGCGTCGGCGAACAGCTGGCGGGTCTCGCCGAGCAGCTCGGGCAGGGTCTTGGTCCGGCCGATGATCGGCATGAAGTTCTGGTCGCCGGGCCAGCGCGGGACCACGTGCTGGTGCAGGTGCGCCGCGATGCCGGCGCCGGCGATGTGGCCCTGGTTCATGCCGATGTTGAAGCCGCCCGCGCCAGAGGTGGCCCGGATGACCCGCATCGCGGTGCGGGTCAGGTCGGCGATCTCCGCGGCCTCCTCGTCGGTGGTCTCGGTGTAGTCGGCGAGGTGGCGGTAGGGGCAGACCATCAGGTGCCCCGGCGCGTAGGGGTAGAGGTTCAGCACCGCGTAGGCCAGCTCGCCGCGGTGCACGACCAGACCGTCGGCGTCCGGGAGCTTCGGCACCCGGCAGAACGGGCACTCCCCGGACGAGGAGTCGGCGGGCTTGTTCTCGCCGCGGATGTAGGCCATCCGGTGCGGCGTCCAGAGCCGGTCCAGGGCGTCGGCCCGGCCGATCCCGTCCTGGTGCAGGGTCTCCTCGGGCTGGCTCATGGCAGGAATCCTAGGACCCGGCCGCCGCGGCCTCAGAACTGGTGGAACCAGCCGGCCAGGTCCTCGACGTCCGGGCAGGTGACGTTCTGGTCGCGCCGCCGCTCGACCCACTGGGCGAGCACCGCCTCGCCGCCCTGGATGCTCCACTCGTCGCCGCAGCGCTCCAGCGCCTCCTTTCGCGAGGTCTCGCCGGCCGCGCGCCACTCGGGAAGGCCGAGGCGCAGGTCGCCGACGACCGTGGACCACAGGTGCGGGGTCGAGTAGACGCCGATCCGTAGGCCCGCCTCGGACCAGCCACGGGCCGCGCCCCGGACCACGGCGGCGTTGGCCCGCAGGTCGCCGCTCCAGGCGTACGGCGCGGTGACCGGCTCCACGTCGATCCACAGGCTCGGCGAGGGCAGCCCCGCGGTCTCCATGACGCCGCGGCTGTAGCGGGCCTGCTGGTAGCCGGCGTTGCGCAGCGCCCCGAGCCGGGTGGACCCGTCGTAGGGCCCCTTCGCGCCGTACCGGCGCAGCTGCGCGGGCCGCGGATAGCTGACCACTGCGTACGCCGCGACGAGCAGGCCGCGTTCGCGCACCCACGCGACCTGGTCCGCGAGGCACGGGTTGGGGGTGAACCCGGGGCCGTTGGTGAGCCCGATGATCACGTACTCGGCGGCCGGGATCGGCATCGGCATGCCCTGGGTGGGCCGCAGCGGGATGCCCATCCCCACGGGGCACTGCGGCCAGCTGATGTCGGCCCCGAGCACGGCCTCGGAGATCACCGGAGGCTTGGTGGCCTGCTCCTCGGCGAGCGAGGCGAGCTCCGAGAGCTCGGAGCTGGGGAGGTCCTCGGCGCTGGGGTCGGTGCCCGGGTCGGCCGGCGCGGCGCCCGACGGGGTGGCGCTGGCGCTGCTGGACGGTGTGGAGTCGGTGGGGTCCGCCGTGCCGGCGCCGTCGCCCCCGCAGCCCGCCGCGAGGCAGACCAGGGACAGCAGCAGCGCCGGCAGCAGCGGCCGCACCGGGGCTACACCTGCTCGCGCGACTCGACGGCGGCGACGACCCGGGCGATCGCCTCGGCCAGCGGCACGCCGTTGTCCTGGCGCCCGTCGCGGTAGCGGAACGAGACCGCGCCGGCCTCCACGTCGTCAGCGCCGGCGATCATCATGAACGGCACCTTCTGCAGCTGGGCGTTGCGGATCTTCTTCTGCATCCGGTCGTCGGAGTCGTCGACCTCGACCCGGATCCCCTGGGCCCGCATCTGCCGCGCGACGTCGTGCAGGTAGTCACTGAAGGTGTCGGCGACCGGGATCGCCTGCACCTGGACCGGCGCGAGCCAGGGCGGGAACGCGCCGGCGTAGTGCTCGACCAGCACGCCCATGAACCGCTCGATCGAGCCGAACTTCGCCGAGTGGATCATCACCGGCTGGTGCTTGGCCCCGTCGGCGCCGTTGTACTCGAGGTTGAACCGGTCCGGGGAGGGCTGGTTGAAGTCGTACTGGACGGTGCCCATCTGCCAGGTCCGGCCGATCGCGTCGCGGGCCTGCACCGAGATCTTCGGGCCGTAGTACGCCGCGCCGCCCGGGTCCGGGACCAGCTCGAGGCCGGTGGCCCGCGCGACGTCCTCGAGCACCTGGGTGGCGGCCGCCCAGTCCTCGTCGGAGCCGATGAACTTGTCCTTCGCGGCGTCCCGGGTCGACAGCTCGAGGTAGAAGTCGTCGATGCCGAAGTCGCGCAGCAGGCTGAGCATGAAGTTGAGCAGGTGCTCGACCTCCGCCGGGGCCTGCTCGGGGGTGCAGTAGGAGTGCGAGTCGTCCTGGGCGAAGCCGCGGACTCGCGTCAGGCCGTGGATCACGCCGGACTTCTCGTGCCGGTAGACGTGGCCGAACTCGAAGAGCCGCAGCGGCAGCTCGCGGTAGGAGCGCTGCCGGGAACGGTAGATCAGGTTGTGCATCGGGCAGTTCATCGCCTTGAGGCGGTAGTCCATGCCGTCCACGTCGAGCGCCGGGAACATGCCCTCGCCGTAGTAGGGCAGGTGGCCGGAGGTGTAGAAGAGCCCCTCCTTGGCGAGGTGCGGCGTGCCGACGTACTCGAAGCCCTCGGCGATGTGCCGCTCGCGGACGTAGTCCTCCATCGCCCGCTTGATCACCCCGCCCTTGGGGTGGAAGACGGGCAGGCCGGAGCCGATCTCGTCGGGGAAGCTGAACAGGTCCAGCTCGCGGCCGAGCTTGCGGTGGTCGCGCCGCTCGGCCTCCTCGATCCGGTGCAGGTGCTCCTCGAGGGCCTCCTTGGACTCCCAGGCGGTGCCGTAGATGCGCTGGAGCTGCTTGTTCTTCTCGTCGCCGCGCCAGTACGCCGCGGCGCTGCGCATCAGCTTGAAGGCGGGGATCCGCTTGGTCGTCGGCAGGTGCGGGCCGCGGCACAGGTCGCTCCAGGCGACCTCGCCGTTGCGGCGGATGTTGTCGTAGATCGTCAGCTCGCCGGCGCCGACCTCGACGCTGGCACCCTCGCCGATCGACTCGGGGTCCTCGACCCTGCCGGAGCCCTTGAGGCCGATCAGCTCGACCTTGTAGGGCTCGTCCTGCAGCTCGGTGAGCGCCTCGGCGTCGGTGGTGACCCGGCGGGAGAACTTCTGGCCCTCCTTGATGATCTTGCGCATCCGCGACTCGATCTTGACCAGGTCCTCGGGCACGAACGGGGTCTCGACGTCGAAGTCGTAGTAGAAGCCGTCCTGGACCGGCGGGCCGATGCCGAGCCGGGCCTGCGGGAACAGGTCCTGGACGGCCTGGGCGAGCACGTGGGCGGTGGAGTGGCGCAGGATGTCGCGCCCGTCCTTGCTGGCGATGTCGACGCCCTCGACCTCGTCGCCGTCCTGCAGGACGTAGGAGAGGTCCTTGAGCGAGGCTTCGCCGGTCGAGCCCGTCGAGCCGGTCGAGCCCGTCGAGACCCGCGCCGCGATGACGTCGGGGTTCTCGGCGAACAGCTCCCACGCCTTGGTGCCGGTCGTGGTCGTCCGGTCCTCGCGCGCGTCGGCGTGGACGATGACGACCTTGATGTCGGACACAGGTGCTCCCTCGGTGGGACGGACGAACGGATCAGACAATCGTATCGGTGCGTCCGTCCGCGTCACGTGGCGGTTTGCCCGTGCGGGTCAGCGCGGCGGCATCGCGGAACTGCTGCAGCACGGCGGGCGGCAGGTCGGTGTCATCGCCGGTGTAGCCCGCCAGCCGGACTCCGCTGGGGATGCCACCGGTCGGTAGAAGTCCGACCGCGTCCACTGGTTCGAGAGAATCCCGGACGCCGAGCACGGCATCCATCCCTCCCGGGACGATCGAGTGGACGTCCTCGCGAGGTGCCCGTCGTCGATCAGCACGTTGGCGGCTCCGAGCTGGCGCAGCCGATCGGCCGGGCTGGCGGTGAGCCTGCCACCGTTTCGGCCGGGGTTTCAGTGGCCAGCTCACCGCTGACCCGGGAGCCGACGCACCCAATCTCAGTTCTCGGCCAACGGTACTGTCCCTTTGGTACAGTGCCGCCATGTCGACTCTGTCCGAGGTCCCCCCGGCCTCCACCGCCGTCAACGCGCGGTCCCTGCTACTGCCCTACGCCCTCACCCTGATCGCGGCCATGGCGGTCGTCCAGGCTGTCATCGCCCTGACGGGCGGCGAGGTCACGGTCCTCGCCGGCGCCCTGACCGCGCTCGTCGGTCTTGGCATCGCGATCTGGCTCTGGCGCAGCTACCGCTCCCTGACGCACGTGCGGTTCGGCGTGGCGGTCGCGCACGCCATCGCCTTCGCCACCGTGACGACCTCGTTCAACGCCCACGCCGTCCTCCGCGCGATGGCACTGGGCTCGGGTGAAGGCGGCCTCGAGGCGGCGGCCCAGGAGCTCCTGGCCACCTCCTGGTTCGGTGCGACCCTGGTGATGAGTGCGACCTGGGGCCTCGGGCTGCTCGTCCACCTCACCGGCTCGGTCCTGGGCCGGGGCTGGGAGCACTGAGCGTGCCCGCCGATCGTCCGGACGAGAGCCAGGAGTGGGTGGCCGACCGGATCGAGTCGTGGGTGGAGACGTACAAGAAGTCGATGCTGACGCCCGTCGTCCTCGCGCTCGTCGACGCACACCAGCCGGTGAGCGTCGCGCAGGTCGCCGAGGGCGTCGCGGCGGCCACCGGCTGGCAGATCACCGAGCGCGGCCTCTACCGCACCCTCAAGCGACTCCAGGACTCCGGGCTGCTCACCAGTGCCGACGTCGACGCGCCGCGCACCGGCGCGAAGCGCAAGGAGCTCTCCCTCACGCCCCTCGGGGCGGACTTCCTGGCGGGCGTGAGCGGGAGCCTCGTGGACCTGCCCGGAGAGCAAAACAGCCCCTGACCCGCTTCCGGGGCGTTCTGCCTGGACGACCGACGAACCCGCGCCCACACTGAGGAAGGGCCGGCTGTCGGGGACAGCGGCCGGGCGGAGGAGGCACCGTGAGCACACCGTGCGAGCACCTGGACCAGGCGAGGGCCGTGATGCCCTCGGCGAACGGCTGCGAGGACTGCCTGCGCATCGGCGGCGACTGGGTGCACCTGCGCCTGTGCATGGTGTGCGGCCACGTCGGGTGCTGCGACAGCTCCCCGAACCGGCACGCCACCGCGCACTGGCACGGCACGGAGCATCCCCTGGTCCGGTCCTTCGAGCCCGGCGAGGACTGGTGGTGGTGCTACGCCGACGACCGCCTCTTCACGGTGCCCGGAGCGGACCCCGCCCCGTCGTACGACGACGGGGGGACGTGACCGACGAGGGTCACGAGGTCGTTCCGCCGCGGCGCGATGGCAGCGCCCAGGGCGAGTCGGGTGTCACGGAATCCGGCGGATGCCCGCCGCGTTCTGGCGTGGAGTGGCGCGACACGGAGTGTCACGCCACCTCCCCGCAATCCAGCAGTTTCGAACACCGAGAGGACATCCATGTCCGAGTCATCGCCCGTCTCCCCCGGCCGCGCCCTGGTCGTCGGAGCCACCGGAATCGTGGGGCAGTCCGTCGCTCGGCGACTCGTCGAGGACGGCTGGGAGACCTACGGCCTCTCCCGCAGCGGGGCCAAGCCCCATCCCGACGTACGCCCCGTCCGCGCCGACCTCGGCGACCCCGCAGGGCTGGCCGAGGCGCTGGCGGACGTGGCGCCGGAGTTCGTGGCCATCACGGCGTGGACCCGGATGGAGACCGAGGCGGAGAACATCCGCGTGAACGGCGGCGCCGTACGTGACCTCCTCGCAGCACTGTCCCCGGCCCGATCGCTGAAGCACGTCGCGCTGATGACGGGACTCAAGCACTACCTCGGGCCCTTCGAGGCCTACGGCCAGGGCGACATGCCCGACACGCCCTTCCACGAGGACGAGGAGCGGCTGCCCTACCCCAACTTCTACTACGCGCAGGAGGACGAGCTCTTCGCGGCCGCCGAGCGCGACGGATTCACCTGGAGCGTGCACCGCTCCCACACGGTGTTCGGGTTCGCCACCGGCAACGCCATGAACATGGTGGCCACGCTGTGCGCCTACGCCTCACTGTGCCGCGAGAAGAACCTGCCCTTCGTCTTCCCCGGCTCGGAGAAGCAGTGGAACGGGCTGACCGACGTCACCGACGCGGGACTCCTCGCCGAGCAGATGACCTGGGCGGCGCGGACGCCGGCGGGTCGGAACCAAGCGTTCAACACCGTCAACGGCGACGTCTTCCGGTGGCGCTGGCTGTGGCCCCAGATCGCTGCCTGGTTCGACCTGGAGTGGGAGGGGTACGCCGGCGCGCCGCGCACGCTGGAGGCCTCGATGGCAGGCATGGAGCCGGTGTGGCGGGAGCTGGCGGCCAAGCACGACCTCGTCGAGCCCGACCTGTCCCGTGTCGCGTCCTGGTGGCACTCCGACGCCGACCTCGGCCGCGAGATCGAGGTCGTCACCGACATGAACAAGAGCCGCGCCGCCGGGTTCTCCGCGACCCGCGACAGCCGGGCGACGTTCTTCGAGTACGCCCAGCAGTACCGCGACGCCCGGGTCATGCCGTGAGCCGCGACGACTGAGGAACGCTCGCGGCTGTCGCCGCCCCTGAGCAGGGCATGAGGGCGGGCGTGAGGCGAAATCGAAACAGCCTCCGAGCTGCACTTTCTGCAGTTCGGAGCCTGTTCTCGAGGTGGGCGATACTGCCGCCGAGGAACTTCACTACGCTGCAAGAAACGAGCTCACGCCAACCGGCTGAGCCACAAAATTCAGCCTCCGGAATCTCCGGGGCGGTTCAGAAGTCCCTGTCCTAGTTACCTAGGCCATCGTCGGCCTAGGTAACCCCCTACGTAGTGCC from Nocardioides pantholopis harbors:
- a CDS encoding SDR family oxidoreductase produces the protein MSESSPVSPGRALVVGATGIVGQSVARRLVEDGWETYGLSRSGAKPHPDVRPVRADLGDPAGLAEALADVAPEFVAITAWTRMETEAENIRVNGGAVRDLLAALSPARSLKHVALMTGLKHYLGPFEAYGQGDMPDTPFHEDEERLPYPNFYYAQEDELFAAAERDGFTWSVHRSHTVFGFATGNAMNMVATLCAYASLCREKNLPFVFPGSEKQWNGLTDVTDAGLLAEQMTWAARTPAGRNQAFNTVNGDVFRWRWLWPQIAAWFDLEWEGYAGAPRTLEASMAGMEPVWRELAAKHDLVEPDLSRVASWWHSDADLGREIEVVTDMNKSRAAGFSATRDSRATFFEYAQQYRDARVMP
- a CDS encoding inositol monophosphatase family protein, yielding MTPSDAAPRPDEHDEHDEDARLAARLAAEAARLAHRMRAEGLETRHKTSVSDVVTAADHAAEDLVRDRLRAERPDDAILGEEHGTVAGSSGRTWLVDPVDGTYNFVSGLPWWCSAVALRDGEDLVLGAVHDPVADATYVGGPGLTPTRDGVPLEPLVDRALASTCAATYLHPPLHDTEVGAAWRRAVGGLATVRVLGSMSMDSLAVATGRVGVLFGHSVAPWDELPGAAIIRGVGGVTRHVEAGGVDWYVAGAPTAVAEVCAALRGEPRDR
- a CDS encoding HIT family protein, coding for MSQPEETLHQDGIGRADALDRLWTPHRMAYIRGENKPADSSSGECPFCRVPKLPDADGLVVHRGELAYAVLNLYPYAPGHLMVCPYRHLADYTETTDEEAAEIADLTRTAMRVIRATSGAGGFNIGMNQGHIAGAGIAAHLHQHVVPRWPGDQNFMPIIGRTKTLPELLGETRQLFADAWPR
- a CDS encoding glycoside hydrolase family 25 domain-containing protein: MRPLLPALLLSLVCLAAGCGGDGAGTADPTDSTPSSSASATPSGAAPADPGTDPSAEDLPSSELSELASLAEEQATKPPVISEAVLGADISWPQCPVGMGIPLRPTQGMPMPIPAAEYVIIGLTNGPGFTPNPCLADQVAWVRERGLLVAAYAVVSYPRPAQLRRYGAKGPYDGSTRLGALRNAGYQQARYSRGVMETAGLPSPSLWIDVEPVTAPYAWSGDLRANAAVVRGAARGWSEAGLRIGVYSTPHLWSTVVGDLRLGLPEWRAAGETSRKEALERCGDEWSIQGGEAVLAQWVERRRDQNVTCPDVEDLAGWFHQF
- a CDS encoding UBP-type zinc finger domain-containing protein, with protein sequence MSTPCEHLDQARAVMPSANGCEDCLRIGGDWVHLRLCMVCGHVGCCDSSPNRHATAHWHGTEHPLVRSFEPGEDWWWCYADDRLFTVPGADPAPSYDDGGT
- the thrS gene encoding threonine--tRNA ligase, whose translation is MSDIKVVIVHADAREDRTTTTGTKAWELFAENPDVIAARVSTGSTGSTGSTGEASLKDLSYVLQDGDEVEGVDIASKDGRDILRHSTAHVLAQAVQDLFPQARLGIGPPVQDGFYYDFDVETPFVPEDLVKIESRMRKIIKEGQKFSRRVTTDAEALTELQDEPYKVELIGLKGSGRVEDPESIGEGASVEVGAGELTIYDNIRRNGEVAWSDLCRGPHLPTTKRIPAFKLMRSAAAYWRGDEKNKQLQRIYGTAWESKEALEEHLHRIEEAERRDHRKLGRELDLFSFPDEIGSGLPVFHPKGGVIKRAMEDYVRERHIAEGFEYVGTPHLAKEGLFYTSGHLPYYGEGMFPALDVDGMDYRLKAMNCPMHNLIYRSRQRSYRELPLRLFEFGHVYRHEKSGVIHGLTRVRGFAQDDSHSYCTPEQAPAEVEHLLNFMLSLLRDFGIDDFYLELSTRDAAKDKFIGSDEDWAAATQVLEDVARATGLELVPDPGGAAYYGPKISVQARDAIGRTWQMGTVQYDFNQPSPDRFNLEYNGADGAKHQPVMIHSAKFGSIERFMGVLVEHYAGAFPPWLAPVQVQAIPVADTFSDYLHDVARQMRAQGIRVEVDDSDDRMQKKIRNAQLQKVPFMMIAGADDVEAGAVSFRYRDGRQDNGVPLAEAIARVVAAVESREQV
- a CDS encoding PadR family transcriptional regulator translates to MPADRPDESQEWVADRIESWVETYKKSMLTPVVLALVDAHQPVSVAQVAEGVAAATGWQITERGLYRTLKRLQDSGLLTSADVDAPRTGAKRKELSLTPLGADFLAGVSGSLVDLPGEQNSP
- the pgsA gene encoding phosphatidylinositol phosphate synthase, whose product is MLERFRAFWTAVLRPVANLLIRLGVSPDAVTLVGTLGVCAGALVFYPQGKLLTGTLVITAFVFSDLIDGYMARTTGRVSKFGAFWDSTLDRIADGAIFIGLALYFAWDEPSRLYLVLTLVCLLMGAVTSYARSRGETLGFSVKVGIAERADRLVAILVMTGLSAIFDLPVLLYIALWALALASTVTVGQRVWVVRKQALAEAAAGPAA